One part of the Pithys albifrons albifrons isolate INPA30051 chromosome 21, PitAlb_v1, whole genome shotgun sequence genome encodes these proteins:
- the NCBP3 gene encoding nuclear cap-binding protein subunit 3, whose protein sequence is MAAVRGLRISVKAEASAADPRGAEPEPMEVEEGELETIPVRRSLRELIPDTSRRYENKAGSFITGIDVTSKEAIEKKEQRAKRFHFRAEVNLAQRNVALDRDMMKKAIPKVRLDTIYICGVDEMSTQDIFAYFKEYPPAHIEWLDDTSCNVVWLDEVTATRALINMSSLPDQEKTKIRENNEEKTAEKAKKEKQEESSDDETEEGEVEDDNPSDVELDALSQVEEDSLLRNDLRPANKLAKGNKLFMRFATKDDKKELGAARRSQYYMKYGNPNYGGMKGILSNSWKRRYHSRRIHRDVIKKRTLIGDDVGLTPPYKHRHSGLVNVPEEPIEEEEEEEEEQDMDEDGRVVVEYRDELQAFRQARERSAARRSSGSDSDEMDYDLELKMISTPSPKKSMKMTMYADEVESQLKNIRNSMRADSIASSNIKNRIGSKGSLEKVADVRLLLEEKRQNNPGPRQPNCTVKSDVRQRLGKRPHSPEMKPPSSTSAPRREPISDVHSRLGIPKQDVKGLYSDTREKKPGNLWTRLGAAPKTQEKTSDKPENSVASPEEEDSELQRVWGALIKEKEQSRQKKSRLDHLPSLQIEISRESSSGSDSDS, encoded by the exons ATGGCGGCCGTGCGCGGCCTGCGGATCTCGGTGAAGGCGGAGGCGAGCGCGGCCGATCCGCGCGGAGCGGAGCCCGAGCCCATGGAGGTGGAGGAGGGCGAGCTGGAGACCATCCCCGTGCGGCGCTCGCTGCGGGAGCTCATCCCG gaCACCAGTAGGAGATATGAAAACAAAGCTGGAAGTTTCATTACTGGAATTGATGTGACCTCCAAG GAAGCAATAGAGAAGAAGGAACAAAGAGCCAAACGCTTTCATTTCCGAGCTGAAGTGAATCTTGCCCAAAGGAACGTGGCGCTGGATCGGGACATGATGAAGAAAG CAATCCCTAAAGTGAGACTAGACACAATTTACATTTGTGGAGTGGATGAGATGAGTACACAGGACATCTTTGCCTATTTCAAAGAGTATCCCCCTGCTCATATCGAGTGGTTGGATGACACATCAT GTAATGTGGTCTGGCTTGATGAAGTAACAGCAACACGGGCTCTGATAAATATGAGTTCCTTGCCTGatcaggagaaaacaaagatcAGAGAAAACAATGAAGAGAAGACAGCTGAAAAAGCCAAGAAAG aaaaacaggaggaaagCTCTGATGATGAGACAGAAGAAGGGGAGGTGGAGGATGACAATCCAAGTGACGTGGAG TTGGATGCCCTCTCCCAAGTAGAAGAGGATTCTCTCCTGCGTAATGACCTTCGCCCTGCCAATAAACTGGCTAAAGGAAACAAGCTATTCATGAGATTTGCTACTAAAG atgacaAAAAAGAGCTGGGAGCTGCAAGGCGGAGCCAGTACTACATGAAATATGGAAATCCCAATTATGGAGGCATGAAAGGAATTCTCAGCAACTCTTG GAAACGAAGGTACCATTCCCGTCGGATCCATCGGGATGTGATAAAGAAAAGGACCCTGATTGGGGATGATGTTGGTCTGACTCCTCCCTATAAACACCGTCACTCAG GCTTAGTAAATGTTCCTGAGGAGCCTattgaggaggaagaggaggaggaggaggagcaggataTGGATGAAGATGGCAGGGTGGTGGTGGAGTACCGTGACGAGCTGCAGGCGTTCCGGCAGGCGCGGGAGCGAAGCGCGGCCCGGCGCTCCAGCGGCTCCGACTCTGACGAGATGGACTATGACCTTGAACTGAAAATGATATCCACGCCCTCTCCcaagaaaagcatgaaaatgaCAATGTATGCAGATGAGGTGGAGTCACAACTGAAAAATATCAG gaaTTCCATGCGAGCAGATAGCATAGCCAGCAGTAACATCAAAAACAGGATTGGCAGCAAAGGATCCTTAGAGAAAGTTGCAGATGTGAGACTACTGTTAGAAGAGAAACGTCAGAATAACCCTGGGCCTCGCCAGCCAAACTGCACTGTAAAATCAG ATGTGCGACAAAGACTGGGAAAAAGGCCACATTCTCCAGAAATGAAACCTCCAAGCAGCACCTCTGCTCCTCGTCGGGAACCAATCTCAGATGTGCACAGCAGGTTAGGAATCCCCAAACAAGATGTGAAAGGCCTCTACTCTGACACCAGAGAGAAGAAACCAG GGAATTTATGGACCCGATTAGGGGCTGCTCCGAAGACACAAGAAAAGACTTCAGATAAACCTGAAAACTCTGTGGCTTCTCCAGAGGAAGAGGATTCAGAGCTCCAGCGGGTTTGGGGCGCCCTcattaaggaaaaagaacaatccaGGCAAAAAAAGAGTCGGTTGGATCATTTACCATCTCTACAGATCGAGATCAGTCgagagagcagctctggctcagACTCTGACTCATGA